Proteins encoded within one genomic window of Methanosarcina barkeri str. Wiesmoor:
- a CDS encoding pyridoxamine 5'-phosphate oxidase family protein: MAEKLKDKIYEYLSDHYYLNLATVSPQGRPMAHTMAYVSKGATVYVATNKNTRKVQNIVQNPHVAYTIDEDDPDWFEIQALQIEGKASIVTDESELREVGEIMVAKFPVAADMPPDPESIMIKIEPEVIYYLDYSVNFGYRERVNL, from the coding sequence ATGGCAGAAAAGCTTAAAGATAAGATTTACGAGTACCTTTCAGATCATTACTACCTGAACCTTGCAACCGTAAGTCCGCAGGGCAGGCCAATGGCCCATACAATGGCATATGTATCTAAAGGCGCTACCGTATACGTGGCAACCAATAAGAATACCCGAAAAGTCCAGAATATTGTGCAAAACCCTCATGTAGCATATACTATCGATGAGGATGATCCAGATTGGTTTGAGATACAGGCCCTTCAGATTGAAGGCAAGGCATCAATAGTTACTGATGAAAGTGAATTACGAGAAGTAGGGGAAATAATGGTAGCCAAATTTCCGGTTGCTGCAGACATGCCCCCTGACCCGGAGAGTATCATGATAAAAATTGAGCCAGAAGTTATCTATTACCTCGATTACAGTGTTAATTTCGGGTACAGGGAACGGGTGAATCTATGA